In Candidatus Epulonipiscium sp., one genomic interval encodes:
- the thiT gene encoding energy-coupled thiamine transporter ThiT, with protein sequence MFSEEILQGFFDSPMGKGAIMLVIAIAITIFVSKLYKDKNFSTKSLSYSGIAVALATVLSTITMFSLPQGGSVTPFSMMFIVLVGYWFGPLEGILAGLTHGLLQLAFGASVVHPIQLLLDYPLAFGALGLSGFFRKGKYSLIYGYCVGVSGRFICSFLSGWIFFGSYAWEGYSAIVYSLLYNLSYIGVELALTVALFMIPSFRGALSYIKNNINIKEQKAAI encoded by the coding sequence ATGTTTTCAGAAGAAATTTTACAAGGTTTTTTTGATTCCCCTATGGGTAAAGGGGCTATTATGCTTGTTATCGCTATTGCTATCACAATTTTTGTAAGCAAACTGTATAAGGATAAGAACTTTTCTACTAAATCCTTATCATACTCTGGAATAGCCGTAGCCCTAGCGACGGTCCTATCCACTATTACTATGTTTTCACTTCCCCAGGGGGGTTCAGTTACTCCATTTTCCATGATGTTCATAGTACTAGTAGGTTATTGGTTTGGTCCTTTAGAAGGCATTTTAGCAGGACTTACCCATGGGCTATTACAATTGGCTTTTGGAGCATCTGTAGTTCATCCAATTCAACTTTTATTAGATTATCCTCTGGCCTTTGGGGCTTTGGGGCTTTCTGGATTTTTTAGAAAGGGCAAGTATTCACTTATATATGGATATTGCGTAGGAGTATCAGGGAGATTTATCTGTTCTTTCTTATCTGGATGGATTTTCTTTGGTTCTTATGCTTGGGAAGGATATAGTGCCATTGTTTATTCACTTCTTTATAATCTTTCCTATATAGGGGTAGAGCTGGCCCTTACCGTTGCCTTATTTATGATTCCCTCCTTTAGGGGTGCCCTTAGTTATATAAAAAATAACATTAATATAAAAGAGCAAAAAGCAGCCATTTAG
- a CDS encoding copper amine oxidase N-terminal domain-containing protein, translating to MIKLKKFVAIGLALMCSMSTVTAKGMDLNLVINGSTVVPTVKPYVDKGRTMVPLRVISESLGAEVSYNQNTKRITITKGSKKIEMTLGEYQVKIDGITEVMDTKPVVKNNTTMVPLRFISEALNCDVVYDSKKYTVIVTGDISSSGGGSGGSIYIPDAPVITDAWGRKSRTTNLPKNAKHFPYIAEGVPNWCYEQQPWNDNFFGTWVVDNGVKNAKQVSAFPLTAMGNETSDIRRAMFTCYPLLDEFIDAQLNFDYRTVDEEKFVDVMRRSINKYSMKLRTEQAVEDLARGYIEYAKTYKVSSKVEYQILPETAWISADADLSSFKVSVWMKLTPLTVPSESSNKVWDDFGSMSIQKDGTPLETSALEAGKTYEGIVTYTFMYNDDIKGYQLHYNGTEALCQINPKKDLLNGVAPSMKDPNRQEKFCYGWMKEGLLLSRYEQKDLWKYEDFDK from the coding sequence ATGATTAAACTTAAAAAGTTTGTAGCAATCGGACTAGCACTAATGTGCTCAATGTCCACAGTGACAGCTAAAGGAATGGACTTAAATCTAGTTATAAATGGTAGCACTGTTGTACCAACTGTAAAACCTTATGTAGATAAGGGCAGAACTATGGTACCACTTCGAGTAATCAGTGAGAGTCTAGGTGCCGAAGTATCCTACAATCAAAACACTAAAAGGATTACTATCACAAAAGGTTCTAAAAAGATTGAAATGACACTAGGTGAGTACCAAGTAAAAATAGATGGTATAACTGAAGTCATGGACACAAAACCTGTAGTGAAAAATAATACAACAATGGTGCCATTACGTTTCATAAGCGAAGCCCTTAACTGTGATGTCGTTTATGATTCCAAGAAGTATACCGTAATTGTAACTGGTGACATTTCGTCATCTGGAGGTGGTTCTGGTGGGAGCATATACATACCCGATGCACCAGTCATCACAGACGCTTGGGGTAGAAAAAGTAGAACTACTAATCTACCTAAGAATGCGAAACATTTTCCTTATATTGCCGAGGGAGTTCCGAATTGGTGTTACGAGCAACAACCTTGGAATGATAATTTTTTTGGTACTTGGGTTGTGGATAACGGAGTGAAAAATGCAAAACAAGTTTCGGCATTTCCACTAACCGCTATGGGTAACGAAACCAGTGACATACGTAGAGCCATGTTCACTTGTTACCCACTGTTGGATGAATTTATTGATGCTCAACTAAACTTCGACTACCGAACAGTTGATGAAGAAAAATTTGTAGACGTAATGCGTCGTTCCATAAACAAGTACAGCATGAAATTAAGAACAGAACAAGCTGTTGAAGACCTTGCACGTGGTTATATCGAGTATGCAAAAACTTATAAAGTATCATCCAAGGTTGAATACCAGATATTACCAGAAACTGCATGGATTTCTGCTGACGCAGATTTATCCTCATTTAAGGTTAGTGTGTGGATGAAACTAACCCCATTAACCGTCCCCTCTGAATCAAGTAATAAGGTGTGGGATGACTTCGGTTCAATGTCAATTCAGAAAGATGGTACTCCACTCGAAACCTCAGCTTTAGAAGCAGGTAAAACATACGAAGGAATAGTAACCTACACATTCATGTATAATGATGACATCAAGGGCTACCAACTTCATTATAATGGAACCGAAGCCCTTTGTCAGATAAATCCTAAAAAAGATTTATTAAATGGTGTAGCTCCTTCAATGAAAGACCCTAATCGCCAAGAAAAGTTCTGTTATGGTTGGATGAAAGAGGGCTTGCTTTTATCCCGCTATGAACAAAAAGATTTGTGGAAGTACGAGGACTTTGACAAATAA
- a CDS encoding YegS/Rv2252/BmrU family lipid kinase produces the protein MKKIKLFYNPVSGDKSFLLQLDIFIQKFQGAGYDVSIFRSSKKGEIGEALRRLPNEKYSILAVAGGDGTVNEMVDAMIRNKINIPLGIFPVGTANDFGNHLNLPRDVASCCEVILRNNLRKVDIGNVNGKYFINVCSGGLFTNVSQSIDINFKNTLGKLAYYIKGIEQLPNFKPIHLKIETPSSSFEDMFYLFLVLNGNSAGGFDRLAKNASVEDGIFDFIGIKAGSLHEIAILFLKILKGEHLDDANVLFLRESKFRISCLEKDEQFFESDVDGEGGPALPLDIEVCHKKLQVFANI, from the coding sequence TTGAAAAAAATAAAATTATTTTATAATCCGGTATCGGGAGATAAAAGTTTTTTACTTCAATTAGATATATTTATTCAAAAGTTTCAAGGTGCAGGTTATGATGTCAGTATTTTTAGAAGCAGTAAAAAAGGGGAGATTGGTGAAGCTCTTAGAAGGCTACCAAATGAAAAATACTCTATATTAGCCGTCGCAGGGGGAGATGGGACAGTTAATGAGATGGTAGATGCCATGATTAGAAACAAAATAAATATACCTTTGGGAATTTTCCCAGTTGGCACTGCTAATGATTTTGGAAACCATCTTAATTTACCAAGGGACGTGGCCTCATGCTGTGAGGTTATTTTAAGAAATAACCTTAGGAAAGTTGATATTGGAAATGTTAACGGAAAATACTTTATCAATGTATGCAGTGGGGGGCTATTCACAAACGTATCCCAAAGTATAGACATTAACTTTAAAAATACTTTAGGGAAGTTGGCTTATTATATAAAAGGAATAGAGCAGCTCCCTAATTTTAAACCTATTCATCTTAAAATAGAAACCCCTTCTAGTAGCTTTGAAGACATGTTTTATTTATTTTTAGTATTGAACGGAAATAGTGCCGGAGGTTTTGATAGGTTAGCTAAAAATGCCTCTGTGGAAGATGGGATATTTGATTTTATAGGAATTAAAGCAGGCTCTCTCCATGAAATTGCTATATTGTTTTTGAAGATTTTAAAGGGAGAACATCTAGATGATGCTAATGTATTATTCTTAAGAGAAAGTAAGTTTAGGATTTCTTGTTTAGAAAAAGATGAGCAGTTTTTTGAATCAGATGTAGATGGGGAAGGGGGTCCAGCCTTACCCCTTGACATTGAAGTGTGCCATAAAAAACTTCAGGTTTTTGCAAACATATAA
- a CDS encoding TetR/AcrR family transcriptional regulator — MKKIADECGISVGLLYKYYPAKDDLINDIFMSEWNEIRKALISEQSKYDDVTTKLCLLQYKVQHIHNKFRNVIYNLYVRDNFNKYPDFFNSIEEMIESILQEGKASANIKPKIDIKKMGKILSYNIIISLNEELDYFIYFFRTILFS, encoded by the coding sequence ATGAAAAAGATTGCAGATGAATGTGGGATATCTGTAGGACTATTGTATAAGTATTATCCTGCCAAGGATGATTTAATAAATGATATTTTTATGTCGGAATGGAATGAAATAAGAAAAGCACTAATATCAGAACAATCGAAATATGATGATGTAACTACCAAGCTTTGCCTATTGCAGTATAAAGTTCAGCATATACATAATAAATTTAGGAATGTTATTTATAATCTTTATGTAAGGGATAATTTTAATAAGTACCCTGATTTTTTCAATAGCATAGAAGAGATGATAGAATCTATTTTACAAGAGGGAAAAGCGTCTGCTAACATAAAACCTAAAATAGACATAAAAAAAATGGGTAAAATATTATCGTATAACATAATAATCTCCTTAAATGAAGAATTAGATTATTTTATATATTTTTTTAGGACTATACTTTTTTCATAG
- a CDS encoding response regulator transcription factor, with protein sequence MEKNIKVIIADDHSMVREGLKQLIELEEDIEVIDQAGNGAEVIERVLEKTPDVVLMDINMPILNGIEATKKLRDKKIESKIIMLTIHNEIEYLFETVEMGIDGYVLKDSESEVLISAIRAVYKGESYIQPNMAAKLVKKMSKIQNDLGEKIENKEQLTRREIEVLQLVTEGMLNKEIAQKLCISEKTVKNHISNIFKKINVCDRTQAAVYAIREHIVNIYQI encoded by the coding sequence GTGGAGAAAAATATTAAAGTCATTATTGCTGATGATCATTCTATGGTAAGAGAAGGCCTAAAACAGCTCATTGAGCTAGAAGAGGATATTGAAGTTATAGATCAAGCTGGTAATGGGGCAGAAGTTATTGAGAGAGTCTTAGAAAAAACCCCTGATGTAGTATTAATGGATATTAATATGCCTATTTTAAACGGTATAGAGGCAACAAAAAAGTTAAGAGACAAAAAAATAGAATCCAAGATTATTATGCTTACCATACATAATGAAATAGAATATCTTTTTGAAACCGTGGAAATGGGGATAGATGGATATGTTTTAAAAGATTCGGAATCTGAAGTTTTAATTTCTGCAATTAGGGCAGTCTATAAGGGAGAATCCTATATTCAGCCCAATATGGCGGCTAAATTAGTAAAGAAAATGAGTAAGATTCAAAATGATTTAGGTGAAAAAATAGAAAACAAGGAACAATTAACGAGAAGAGAGATTGAAGTGCTGCAACTTGTTACAGAAGGAATGCTTAATAAGGAAATTGCGCAAAAACTATGTATTAGTGAAAAGACTGTTAAAAATCATATATCAAATATATTCAAGAAGATTAATGTGTGTGACAGGACTCAGGCGGCAGTATATGCCATAAGAGAACATATTGTAAATATATATCAAATATAA
- a CDS encoding HAD family phosphatase — MTYKMLVTDMDDTLLNDDLEISYENEEAIKKAMEKGVRVVLCSGRSTTSMDKYLEQLNLKEKGQYGISCNGAVIFDTITLEPVEQESLSREYAKYLFSFAKDRGLHIQTYQNHDLIVERKNEYTDMYADITGTKPVEVGDLLSWIKEDVLKVLIQDNHEKLLEVAKELENWVKGKAHMYFSKPFYLEFTSMNANKGLFVKRLRQRLGFKKEEVICIGDSFNDLYMIEEGGLGIAVANAHPDIKKVADYVTHNDNNHHVMKEVIEKFIL; from the coding sequence ATGACATACAAGATGCTAGTAACAGACATGGATGACACACTACTTAATGACGACTTAGAAATATCTTATGAAAACGAAGAGGCTATAAAAAAGGCTATGGAAAAGGGAGTCAGGGTAGTATTATGTTCAGGAAGGTCTACCACCTCTATGGATAAATATCTTGAGCAGCTCAATTTGAAAGAAAAAGGACAATATGGGATATCTTGTAATGGAGCAGTAATATTTGATACTATTACCCTTGAGCCTGTGGAACAAGAAAGTTTATCAAGGGAATATGCAAAATACCTATTTTCCTTTGCCAAAGATAGGGGCCTACATATTCAAACCTATCAAAATCATGATTTGATAGTAGAAAGAAAAAATGAATATACTGATATGTATGCAGATATAACAGGGACTAAGCCCGTGGAAGTAGGAGATTTATTAAGTTGGATTAAGGAAGATGTCCTTAAGGTTCTTATTCAAGATAACCATGAAAAATTACTAGAAGTAGCCAAGGAACTAGAAAACTGGGTTAAAGGGAAGGCTCATATGTATTTTTCCAAGCCGTTTTATTTGGAATTTACCAGCATGAATGCAAATAAAGGCCTATTTGTAAAAAGGTTAAGGCAAAGATTAGGGTTTAAAAAGGAAGAAGTAATCTGTATAGGGGATAGTTTTAATGACTTATACATGATAGAAGAAGGGGGCCTTGGGATAGCTGTAGCCAACGCTCATCCCGATATTAAGAAGGTAGCCGATTATGTGACACATAATGATAATAATCATCATGTAATGAAAGAAGTAATTGAAAAGTTTATATTATAG
- a CDS encoding ParB/RepB/Spo0J family partition protein, whose amino-acid sequence MVAKRGLGKGLSALISDLPEEDNKGQVKKVSINEVEPNKKQPRKIFDEKKMEELATSIKEHGIIQPLIVIKKDSFYEIIAGERRWRAARMAGLKEVPVLIQEYTTREAMEISLIENLQREDLNPIEEAKAFETLINAFSLKQEELAKRVGKSRSTIANTLRLLQLDESIQSLLIQQLISEGHARAILGLADKDSQLTVADKVLKDGLSVRATEKLVKTILEKPKKKETYKEMSPIFREIEDRIKNILGTKVQISRGKNKGKIEIEYYSDNDLDRILYLIQSIDNKNLEVK is encoded by the coding sequence ATAGTGGCAAAAAGAGGATTAGGAAAAGGGCTTTCTGCCCTAATTTCTGATTTACCAGAAGAAGACAATAAAGGACAAGTTAAAAAAGTATCTATCAATGAGGTAGAACCAAATAAAAAGCAGCCGAGAAAGATATTTGACGAAAAAAAGATGGAAGAGCTGGCAACTTCCATAAAGGAACATGGGATTATCCAACCTCTTATAGTAATAAAAAAAGATAGTTTTTATGAAATAATAGCAGGAGAAAGACGATGGAGAGCCGCAAGAATGGCAGGATTAAAGGAAGTCCCCGTACTCATCCAAGAATACACAACTAGGGAAGCCATGGAAATTTCTTTAATAGAAAATCTCCAAAGGGAAGATTTAAACCCTATAGAAGAGGCAAAGGCTTTTGAAACACTGATTAATGCTTTTTCCCTTAAGCAGGAGGAACTGGCAAAGAGGGTAGGGAAAAGCCGTTCTACAATTGCCAACACCCTAAGGCTCCTCCAATTAGATGAGAGCATCCAAAGTCTTTTGATACAGCAACTTATAAGTGAAGGCCATGCTAGGGCTATTTTAGGACTTGCTGACAAGGATTCTCAGTTAACCGTGGCAGATAAAGTACTTAAGGATGGATTAAGTGTTAGAGCAACCGAAAAGTTAGTAAAAACTATATTGGAAAAGCCTAAAAAGAAAGAAACCTACAAAGAAATGAGCCCAATTTTTAGAGAAATAGAAGATAGGATTAAAAACATATTAGGAACAAAGGTTCAAATATCTAGAGGAAAAAACAAAGGAAAGATAGAGATAGAATATTATTCCGATAACGATTTAGATAGAATCTTATATTTAATACAGTCTATAGATAACAAAAATTTAGAGGTGAAGTAA
- a CDS encoding ParA family protein: MGKIIAVFNQKGGVGKTTTTVNVSAGLAELGCRVLTVDTDPQGNTTSGLGISKNELEKTIYNVLLGQVDINRVTLDTPMKNLELIPANMDLAGAEIELLDIPKREYLLKNIIKDMKEEYDYIFIDCPPAVNILTLNALTAADSVLVPIQCEYYALEGLTHLISTIRLVQQKLNSNLYIEGIVFTMYDARTNLSLQVVEEVKKHFSRQIYTTLIPRNVRLGEAPSHGLPIMMYDEKSKGAESYRLLVEEILERKEA, from the coding sequence TTGGGAAAAATAATTGCTGTATTTAATCAAAAGGGTGGGGTAGGTAAAACAACCACAACGGTTAATGTTTCCGCAGGACTAGCAGAACTAGGATGTAGGGTACTTACTGTTGATACGGATCCCCAGGGGAATACCACCAGCGGCTTGGGAATTAGCAAAAATGAACTAGAAAAGACCATTTACAATGTACTTTTAGGACAAGTTGATATAAATAGGGTTACGCTAGACACACCTATGAAAAACCTAGAACTCATCCCTGCCAATATGGATTTGGCTGGAGCAGAGATAGAACTTTTAGATATTCCTAAAAGAGAATACCTTCTAAAAAATATTATAAAGGATATGAAAGAAGAATATGATTATATATTTATTGACTGCCCCCCGGCAGTAAATATATTAACATTAAATGCTTTAACTGCAGCAGATTCCGTATTAGTGCCTATTCAATGTGAATACTATGCCTTAGAGGGATTAACACATTTAATTAGCACCATTAGATTGGTTCAGCAAAAATTAAATTCGAATCTTTATATAGAAGGGATAGTCTTTACAATGTATGATGCTAGGACAAACCTATCCTTACAGGTAGTTGAGGAAGTTAAAAAACATTTTTCAAGACAAATATATACTACCTTGATTCCGCGGAATGTAAGGCTCGGAGAGGCCCCCAGCCATGGACTTCCAATTATGATGTATGATGAAAAATCAAAAGGAGCTGAAAGCTATAGATTATTAGTAGAAGAAATATTAGAAAGGAAGGAAGCATAG
- a CDS encoding arginine--tRNA ligase — translation MMDYKLQIAELLYNKFSDFSREEITSMVEVPPNKEMGDYAFPCFRLSKVLRKSPIQIAEETIKDIIVPDYIKEIKSVSGYINFFINKTNMAFKVLSEVLKRKDEYGISNIGQGKNIVIDYSAPNIAKPFHVGHLRSTVIGGSIYRIHKALGYNPIGINHLGDWGTQFGKLIVAYKKWGSKEAVEKGGIKELMRIYVLFHEKAEKDASLDEEARKWFTKMENGDDEALSLWNWFKDISLIEFNKVYKLLGVEFDSYAGESFYNDKMAPIIEELDKKGILKESEGAKIVDLEDENMPPCLITKRDGSTLYATRDITAAIYRKNTYDFEKCIYVTALAQNLHFAQWFSVIEKMGYDWHEKLIHVPFGMVSMETGKLSTRKGNVVLLEEILSEAIEKTRQIINEKNPNLEDKEEIAKQVGIGAVVFNDLSNNRIKDVVFSWDKVLNFDGETGPYVQYTHARASSVLRRANTEIDDNIDYNVLTDSSSVDVIRLIGEYGEKIREAADRLEPSLMARYIVDLSQAFNKFYHDNPILVKEEEVKKARLALVFGVKVVLKSGLSLLGIKAPEKM, via the coding sequence ATAATGGACTACAAATTACAGATTGCGGAGCTTTTGTATAATAAGTTTAGTGATTTTTCTAGAGAAGAAATAACTTCCATGGTAGAGGTTCCACCTAATAAAGAAATGGGGGACTATGCATTTCCGTGTTTTAGATTGTCTAAAGTACTTAGGAAATCTCCAATTCAAATTGCCGAGGAAACAATAAAAGATATTATAGTACCGGATTACATAAAAGAAATTAAAAGTGTTTCGGGATATATTAACTTCTTTATTAATAAGACTAATATGGCTTTTAAGGTACTATCTGAGGTCCTAAAAAGAAAAGACGAATATGGCATATCTAATATAGGACAGGGGAAAAATATAGTAATAGATTATTCGGCCCCTAATATTGCTAAGCCTTTTCATGTGGGGCATTTAAGGTCTACAGTTATAGGGGGAAGCATCTACCGTATTCATAAGGCCCTAGGATATAACCCTATTGGCATAAATCACTTAGGAGACTGGGGAACGCAGTTTGGAAAACTAATAGTAGCCTACAAAAAATGGGGAAGCAAAGAGGCGGTAGAAAAGGGCGGAATTAAAGAACTCATGCGTATTTATGTATTATTCCACGAAAAGGCTGAAAAAGATGCATCCCTAGATGAAGAAGCAAGAAAGTGGTTTACCAAAATGGAAAATGGAGACGATGAAGCCTTATCTCTTTGGAATTGGTTCAAAGATATTAGTCTAATAGAATTTAATAAGGTATATAAATTATTAGGAGTAGAATTTGATTCTTATGCGGGGGAAAGTTTCTATAATGATAAAATGGCTCCTATAATAGAAGAATTAGATAAAAAGGGGATTCTAAAGGAAAGTGAGGGGGCTAAAATTGTAGATTTGGAAGATGAAAATATGCCTCCTTGCTTAATTACTAAAAGGGATGGAAGTACACTTTATGCAACTAGAGATATTACTGCAGCAATCTATAGGAAAAATACCTATGATTTCGAAAAATGTATATATGTAACCGCCTTAGCACAGAATCTTCACTTTGCCCAATGGTTTTCTGTAATTGAAAAGATGGGATATGACTGGCATGAAAAATTGATTCATGTCCCTTTTGGAATGGTTAGTATGGAAACAGGAAAACTATCTACAAGAAAAGGCAATGTTGTTTTGCTAGAGGAAATATTAAGTGAAGCCATAGAAAAAACCCGTCAAATTATAAATGAAAAAAACCCCAATCTAGAAGATAAAGAGGAAATAGCTAAGCAGGTAGGAATAGGGGCCGTAGTATTTAATGATTTAAGTAACAATCGAATTAAAGATGTAGTTTTTTCATGGGATAAGGTATTAAACTTTGATGGCGAAACAGGGCCTTATGTACAATACACCCATGCAAGAGCTTCGAGTGTTTTGAGAAGAGCAAATACAGAGATAGATGATAATATCGATTATAATGTACTGACGGATTCTTCTTCTGTTGATGTGATAAGACTTATAGGAGAATATGGCGAAAAGATAAGAGAGGCTGCCGATAGGTTAGAACCTTCTCTTATGGCCCGTTATATAGTGGATCTCTCACAAGCATTTAATAAATTTTATCATGATAATCCTATATTGGTTAAGGAAGAAGAAGTAAAAAAAGCAAGATTGGCCCTTGTATTTGGAGTGAAAGTAGTGCTTAAGTCAGGACTTTCGCTTTTAGGAATTAAGGCTCCGGAAAAGATGTAG
- a CDS encoding DUF4446 family protein: MNVLEWITTYGNWITIGLGIFSIILFISIIILSIKLNKLQDKYEYFMGGGSAKPLEALLMDYISKVSSVEEENERIIEAYKVMRRDIDNCIQKVGIVRYNAFGDAGGELCYAIALLDEHDDGIVINGIHSRENSYTYAKPIEKGRCNYALSAEEEQAIQKAQLRNKMLSI; the protein is encoded by the coding sequence ATGAACGTCTTGGAATGGATTACAACCTATGGGAATTGGATTACAATAGGACTTGGAATTTTTTCTATTATTTTATTCATTAGTATAATAATATTATCCATAAAACTAAATAAGTTGCAAGACAAGTATGAATATTTTATGGGAGGCGGAAGTGCTAAACCCCTAGAAGCCCTCCTTATGGATTATATAAGCAAGGTAAGTAGTGTAGAAGAAGAAAATGAAAGGATTATAGAGGCCTATAAGGTTATGAGAAGAGACATAGACAACTGCATTCAAAAAGTAGGTATCGTAAGGTATAATGCTTTCGGGGATGCGGGGGGAGAGTTATGTTATGCCATAGCCCTCTTAGATGAACATGATGATGGTATCGTCATTAATGGAATTCATTCAAGGGAAAATTCTTACACCTATGCAAAACCTATAGAAAAGGGAAGATGCAATTATGCATTATCTGCAGAAGAGGAACAGGCAATACAAAAGGCCCAATTAAGAAATAAGATGCTTAGCATCTAA
- a CDS encoding sensor histidine kinase: MPHINMDQLDKILNRTIDSIEQSKNEIYDIAEHAQKEFQQMKKKLSGLKEEIANSIKIIEEYEKDLNKNKVELMQINKNFNEYSQEQMKEAYDKTDKIRINLAVEREREQMLIQKRNELEIRVKSAEKTVNKAENLISHVAVAMNYLTGDLKNISSHIEDLQEKKNLGIKILTAQEKERQRVAREIHDGPAQSMSNVVLKSELCIKLLDRDTTKARQELINLKDMVRVSIQDVRRIIYNLRPMSLDDLGIIPTLERYVSKVMEESHLVIRFVTAGTPFNLAPIVSLTLFRLTQEALNNILKHANATETIVKISFLQEYIELFISDNGEGFDIAEIQKKTKDNGSGFGLSSMHERAKLLGGEFSIRSEINQGTRCYIRIPLKANKMYYNITTP; this comes from the coding sequence ATGCCACATATTAATATGGATCAACTAGATAAGATTTTAAATAGGACGATAGATAGCATAGAACAAAGTAAAAATGAAATATATGATATAGCAGAACATGCCCAAAAAGAATTTCAGCAAATGAAAAAAAAATTATCAGGACTAAAAGAAGAAATAGCAAACTCCATTAAAATTATAGAAGAATATGAAAAAGATTTAAATAAAAACAAAGTAGAACTTATGCAGATTAATAAGAATTTTAATGAGTATTCTCAGGAACAAATGAAAGAGGCCTATGATAAAACAGATAAGATTAGGATTAACCTAGCAGTAGAAAGAGAAAGAGAGCAGATGTTAATTCAAAAAAGAAATGAATTAGAAATAAGGGTAAAATCTGCAGAAAAAACCGTTAATAAGGCTGAGAATCTCATTAGTCATGTGGCAGTTGCCATGAATTATTTAACAGGGGATCTTAAAAATATATCAAGTCATATTGAGGATTTACAAGAAAAGAAGAACTTGGGAATAAAAATATTAACAGCTCAAGAAAAAGAACGACAAAGGGTAGCAAGGGAGATTCATGATGGTCCCGCCCAGTCTATGTCAAATGTAGTTTTAAAGTCAGAACTTTGTATTAAGCTTCTAGATAGAGACACTACAAAAGCAAGACAAGAACTAATCAATTTAAAAGATATGGTTAGGGTTAGTATACAAGATGTAAGAAGAATTATATATAATTTAAGGCCTATGTCCTTAGATGACTTAGGGATTATTCCTACATTAGAGCGTTATGTATCAAAAGTTATGGAAGAAAGTCATTTAGTTATTAGATTTGTTACTGCAGGGACCCCCTTTAACTTGGCTCCTATTGTATCTCTTACCTTGTTTAGATTAACCCAGGAGGCGCTAAACAATATACTAAAACATGCCAATGCAACAGAGACCATTGTTAAAATATCTTTTTTGCAGGAGTATATAGAGCTATTTATTAGTGATAATGGGGAAGGTTTTGATATTGCAGAAATCCAAAAAAAAACAAAGGATAATGGAAGCGGTTTCGGACTTTCTAGTATGCATGAAAGGGCGAAATTACTAGGCGGGGAGTTTAGTATCCGTTCTGAAATTAACCAAGGAACCCGCTGCTACATTAGAATACCCCTTAAGGCAAATAAGATGTATTATAATATAACTACACCCTAA